Sequence from the Streptosporangium brasiliense genome:
CCCTGGCCCGCGGGCACCGGGGCGAGGCCGCGGTGATCGCCGAGCCGACCAGCGGGGCGATCATCGCCGCGGCGGCGGGCGCGCTGACGTTCCGGATCGAGGTCGCCGGGCGGGCGGCCCACGGCGCCACCCGCTACGAGGGCGTCAACGCCCTGGAGGTCTTCTGGCCGGTCTTCGAGGCGGTCAGGCGGCTGGAGGCCGACCGCAACCGCGATCCGGACCCGGTCTTCGACGGAAACCCGCTGCCCTATCCGATCGAGATCGGGACGGTCCGCGCGGGCGACTGGGCCAGCAGCGTGCCGGACCTGCTGGTCGCCGAGGGCCGGCTCGGCGTCCGCCTGGACGAGGACCCCGCCGAGGCCCGCCTCGCCCTGGAGACCGCGCTCGCCGAGATCGGCCACCCGTGGCTGCGTGAGCACCCCCCGGTGATCACCTGGCCCGGCGGCCAGTTCGCCAGCGGCCGGCTGCCCGCCGGGCACGAGCTGCTGGAGCAGGTCGCCGGCGCGGTGGCCGACGTGACCGGGACCCGCCCCGCCGAGACGGCCGCGCCGTACGGGAGCGACCTGCGCCTGTACGCCGCGGGCGGCATCCCGACCCTGCACTACGGGCCGGGTGACGTGCGTCTGGCCCACGCCCCGCGCGAGCAGGTCGACCTGCGCGAGCTCCGCGACGTCACCCGGGCGCTCGCCCTGCTGGTCCTGCGCCGCTGCGGGGTCAGGGGCTGAGCGCGGGTCAGGGGCTGAGCTGCGGGGTCAGGGGCTGAGCGCCCGCCGCGGGCGGGAACAGGCGCTCGTCGACGGCGCGGCCGACCTGGCGGTCGCCGGTCACTCCATGACCGCGGGCTCCGGACCCGGCGGAACGCGTCTCGGCGCCGGTGGCCGGTGCGGCCGGTTCCGCCGGCGCCGGCCCCCCGCGCGTGCGGCGGCCGTCAGCGCGCGGCGGCGCCGGACTCGATGGGCAGCCCCGCCTCGGCCCAGTCCTGGATGCCCTCGCGATACTTGCGGACGGCGGTGTAGCCCAGGGAGGTCAGCCGCCGGGCCACCGCCTCGCTGTTGCCGCAGGAGATGTTGGAGCAGTAGGTGACGATCGCGGCGTCCTTGTCGGGGAGCAGGTCGGCGGCCCGGGTGGCGACCTCGCTCTCGACCAGGGCGATGGCGCCGGGCAGGTGCTGCTGGGCGTAGTAGTCGCCGCCGAGGGTGTCCACGACGACGACGGTGCCCGCCTCGATCGCGGTCTTCAGCTCGTCACGGGTGATCAGTACGGTCATTTTCGGCCTCC
This genomic interval carries:
- a CDS encoding rhodanese-like domain-containing protein — encoded protein: MTVLITRDELKTAIEAGTVVVVDTLGGDYYAQQHLPGAIALVESEVATRAADLLPDKDAAIVTYCSNISCGNSEAVARRLTSLGYTAVRKYREGIQDWAEAGLPIESGAAAR
- a CDS encoding ArgE/DapE family deacylase codes for the protein MLDDEAKVLEALDEAETVRLLAELVRVPSVTGTDAESDLQHRCGRLLTEAGLDVDVWKLDLEALRAAPGFPGTEAPRIEGYGVAGVTEGEGDPALILQGHVDVVPTGDLAKWQGGDPFGARISGDVLHGRGACDMKAGLAANLAVVAALRRSGVRLARPLAVHCVVGEEDGGLGAFATLARGHRGEAAVIAEPTSGAIIAAAAGALTFRIEVAGRAAHGATRYEGVNALEVFWPVFEAVRRLEADRNRDPDPVFDGNPLPYPIEIGTVRAGDWASSVPDLLVAEGRLGVRLDEDPAEARLALETALAEIGHPWLREHPPVITWPGGQFASGRLPAGHELLEQVAGAVADVTGTRPAETAAPYGSDLRLYAAGGIPTLHYGPGDVRLAHAPREQVDLRELRDVTRALALLVLRRCGVRG